The nucleotide sequence GTCCTGATCAAGCTTCCCTGCTCCATAACCATATTTGATTCGATTccttatgaaaaaatatattttgttatagttatttataattaaaggaagataaaattatttacagaagctacagaaaatagaaaataattatcaaatTCAAAACAAAGGGACTGCTTTAGATTTGTTTATCAGCTATCTCGACAGTAGGAAACAAAGAGTAAAAATTCCTAATTGTATGAGTGAAGATAAAACCGTAACAATTGGAGTTCCTCAAGGAACTATACTAGGACCGTtactatttataatatacgtGAATGATCTACTGAGAGATATGCCAAATGATTCTATCCTGTCCTACGCTGATGACACCATCGTCATCTCGAGTGACGATACGTGGGCTAAGGCAGAGGAAAGGatgaatgaatatttaaaaaccgTAGCGAAATGGCTAGCAGTAAATAAATTGTCTTTAAATGTAGAGAAATCAGTTGTCATGACATTTGGAAATTACTGTGATAGTGTGCCATTAACAGTTGATATAAGGCTTGATAGCAAATCATTAAAAAGAGTTgaattccataaatatttaggaTTAATCTTCGATTTTAATATGAAATGGGATAAACACGttgattatattataaaaaaaaccaaatatttgATCTTTATTTTTGCTAAAATTAAGAACATCATGGACACTAAAACACTACTTACTGTTTACTACGCTTTCTTTCATAGCATAATTAATTATGGAATAATTGCATGGGGCGGAGCTTATGGTACTTGCATTAAACTAATTCAAGgagtacaaaataaaatcatgaaaattatttgtaaaagcaaatttttaaaagaaaaatacccgCTAAACGTAAAACAATTATTCCTTTATCAATCAATCTTGTACCATCATAAAAATCTaagacaaaaatatattaactcGACAAGTAAAAAAcaagaaacaaaaatattcaaataccTAAAATATCTAACACAATAGCTACAAAGAATAGTTACTATGtagcaattaaaatttttaacaacttAACACTTGATCTGAAAGAATTATGAGGTAGTAAGCTAAAAGTTAAAACAAAACTCAAAGAATATATCAAAGAAAATGAATGCAATATATTATGGTAAAACTCTTAAATTTTAAGTACTAGTATTTTACAATTAACCAACGCAATGTAAGAGATCTCTAATAGacattttatgtaaataagtACTTTTGAAAGTTATAGTATAAACTATATAgaaatgtattattaataaGTATTTTGTTAAACATTGAAAAGTTTTATCATCGTTATTTGGGTATTCAAATTCGAAACTTTATTCAATTGCGTGTATTTTTGCAATGAATATTAGTAGCTAGAAAAGACAAATAAACACAATCATGAGTAACAAATTGTACAACAACAGTATGAAAGGGCTGGAAAGGTGGGGAGCACAACGAGTTTGCAAAGTACATacttgttttgtttttctacttttctttcttgtttaattttaggttagtttttaAGCGTTTCTTTATACCATTTCCTATGtacaggtaattttatttacctctatAGGATGCCTTCTAAAGGCATTGTAAGtggtttgataaataaataaaataaataaaacattgtCGCGTTTTCGCGCCTGATGTAATCTTAGGGCATATATATAATAGGTCTGAATATcagtttgtttatttacattatattatggATAAAAGTATCACTCTTATATCATAGGAACGATAAAACAAAATGTGgcacaaaaaataaatcctctttaaataacaaaaatctTCTTAGTCGTACCTGATGCACAATAGCAtcttgtgtgtatgtgtgtgtgtgtgtgtgtgtgtctatatatatatataatagtcAAGTAAAATCATCAAGTTCATACAATATGACTATCTTCAGATGCCTTGATAGGAAATGCAATAAGAGAATTATAATTTCTGAGACTAGGGGTTGATCAGGCGCGCAAGCACGCCAATGTCTCGGATTCGAattattgttttcttttttctgtatagtttttgtaaataattatatgactttttatttataaagaagTATTAACAGGTGTGTTTTTCCATAATGATCGAATGAAATATGGTTATAACAGGAAACCTCGATCAGAAACTGTACTATGAGGCGCTGGCGTAATCGAGCTGGATGAACCTCTTTATTATACACTTTGTGCCTATGGGAGTTTCACCGGgctaaaaaagttttattttttcgtaaGGATTCGATTGATTCGTCCCTTCTTGTTCTAACCAATCGCATTCGATTCCTTGCAAAAAACACAACGTTCTAGACCCGATGGATCTCATGGATCGTGTATAATAAAGAGGTCCATCCAACTTGATTACTTACGCAGATATTTGACGTTTGGAAGTTCTGTGTTCTAACCACTCACGATTTAGCCAATCTGCAAAATTGAAACTCTCCGTACTCTAACCACTCTATTTAAATccttgcaaaaaataaaacttcttAGTCCCGACGGGTCTCCAGGAACGTGCACGAAGAGGTCTATCCAGCCTGATTATGCAAACGAGCAGAACCTCagtatttaaataatctttCATAGCGCTTGTCCCTATTAAGATTTCCTCTTCTGACTATTTGATTCTattctgataaaaaaaaaaatacattttgtaaTAGTTCATAATTATGAATTAttacaaaatgtattttttttggaagatataattattttcagaagCTGCAGacaatagaaaataataattaaaatctaaaacagtAGAATGATTTTGCGCCTGATCTTATCTTAATgtgcgtatatacatatatatatatatatatatatatatatatatatatatataacatcaAAGAACACAATCGGTATGAAATGAGCGTACGCGCTCATTCTAACTCCATATCCGCATTTGAATTCAGCTATcagtttgtttatttacattcGCAATGTTTTTCATAATGAATCGAATGAAATATGGTTAGAACAGGAAACCTCGATCGGAAACTGTACTGTAAGGTGCTGGCTTTATCGGGTTGGATGGTCCTGTTTATTGTACCCTTTGTGCATGTTTCAGTAGTCCCGCCGGGCCTAAAAAGTCTGTTTCGCAAGGATTCGATTGAGAGTAGTAATAGAACAAGTAGCCTCGATTATCAGGGTTGTCGTTATGACGGATTTCCGCCACTGTAAATCGTCTCTTATTGTTATAACCAATCGTTCACAACCCAACGTTCTAGACCTGACGGATCTCATGAATCGTGTATAATAAAGAGGTACATCTAGCCCGATTACTTATGGAAAAATTTTGACGTTAGGAAAATCcttcaaaacttttttcatgccGATCTAAGTTTCGTGTTCTAACCATTCGCGATTTAGCAAAtctgcaaaatttaaatagacAGAAAATCCTTCATAGCAATCGCCCTGATCGAGGTTACCTGTTCTAACCACTCTATTCGAAACCttgcgaaaaaataaaactcctTAGGCCCGACGTGTCTCCCAGAACATGCACAGAGTGAACTATATAACCCTATTACGCCAACCAGTAAAACCttagtatttataaataatctttcatAGAGCTTGTCCCGATCAAGCTTCCCTGTTCTAACAATATTTGattctattataaaaaaaaatatattttgtaatagcTCTTTATGAttaaatgaataattatatttacagaaGCTACAGACAAtagcataataataattaaaataataataataataatcaaaatctATAACAGTGGCGCGAATTTGCGTCTGATCTTATCTTAGTGTGCGTagatacatataaatatattatatattatctATAAACAACATCAAAGCATTCATTCTAACTCCATAACCGCATTTGAATTTAGCCATCAGTTTGTTTATTACATTCGCTATGTTTGCTTAGCGCGACTCACTCCGCTCACTTGTTTCGAGATCGAGATCAAGTTCGAGTTCGAGATTCTCAAATAGGATTTTTATATGATGGATATATAGGAATAAGGGAATCGTATTTTTAAGTCAAAGTCCCCTTGTAGAAAATTAGCCGGATGATCTGGCCGCGAAACTATCTTTTGGGCAGAATTGTCTTAGATATATTGTGTGTACACAAATATCTAATAAAAGtatgttatttttcaaagacgTACAAGGAAGCTTTAGTTAAGCTCAAGAGACTGACTAAGACAGACAACGTGTTATCTTTAAAGTCAGAAGATAGTGCTTCAGAAGCACAGGCTCAGTTAACACTAGCTGTGAAAAGACAGAAGTTACGAGCCGAAGCCAGTGAGCTGTTAACAAGTTTGATGGGTAAGGTGAAATAAATAAGTGATTGCAATGTATTTCCAACAATTTATTATGatgtatactttttttgttatatagaTGACCAACAAGATAatcaattggaaaaaaattcaccaaatcTAAAAAACCAAGAGGATTTGCTTCCAGTAGCAAGAACTACTCAAACCTATAAGAAGTCTTCACCAACCAAATACAAGAAGAAAGGGTCACGCAAGTCAGCATCAGTAGAGTCATCAGCAACATCAACAGTAGAAGAACCAGGAAACGCATCAGAACAAGTAGCATCAGGAGACGGATCAGAccaagcagcagcaacaggaCATGAATCAGATCaagcagcaacagcaggaCACGGATCAGCCAGTACAGCAACAGCAGGACACGGATCAGGCAGTACAGCACCACCAGGAAAAGAAAATACGGAGTGAAGATACCCATGAAAACTTATGATGAATTCCAAACTTTCGAAGGAATGTTGGAGAATAATTCTTATTTTAAGAAAGATGTGGTAAGctttcattttactatattatacatttttggTTATGTATAAGTTAATGAAAGATTTTCCTTTTCTGTTTCAGTATGTCGAATTCAAGTCAGCGATGGATAATGATCTGTCAATATCTAAATAAAAGGTACGCATGTTAAAGAAATTCATGGCAAAGGACTTAGCAATACAGTTCACAGTGTTGAAGGTCTCTGCactgaataaaaataaatacaagtTCAAGAGTACACATTTGTGTACATTGATggaattattaattaacaaactgaaaaaggaaaataacctGGCTGTAGAGCAAGAAGCAATGAATAATGCCTTATCTGATGTTCTGACAAATGTGTCCAAGTGGaaagaataattattattttaaataattagtttttttattcAGAATGACTAATTAATAATGACCAAAGACTATTGTAATAACTAACATATATGCAAATGACTGATAatatcataaaaaaatgtaaaataaattgtttaaatatttatttgaataataaattaaataatctgCGAAAATTGTTTTCATCAATTTGTAACCTCAAAGTCTTTCctattatttttctcgctaCCAGATTCTGGCcgctgttacaatgccgctaccctaagcgggtcttgggcgttg is from Nasonia vitripennis strain AsymCx chromosome 1, Nvit_psr_1.1, whole genome shotgun sequence and encodes:
- the LOC103316022 gene encoding uncharacterized protein LOC103316022, with translation MIWPRNYLLGRIVLDILCVHKYLIKVCYFSKTYKEALVKLKRLTKTDNVLSLKSEDSASEAQAQLTLAVKRQKLRAEASELLTSLMDDQQDNQLEKNSPNLKNQEDLLPVARTTQTYKKSSPTKYKKKGSRKSASVESSATSTVEEPGNASEQVASGDGSDQAAATGHESDQAATAGHGSASTATAGHGSGSTAPPGKENTE